From the Lathyrus oleraceus cultivar Zhongwan6 chromosome 4, CAAS_Psat_ZW6_1.0, whole genome shotgun sequence genome, one window contains:
- the LOC127075006 gene encoding protein MAIN-LIKE 2 produces the protein MLLGLRIDGKVVNEKVNQDNNICNELLGAPLLDDETEGDTSDQARGQGINLKYLKQYYASIVLSEDSTEYEKIIKARCYIMILFGNFLFPESTGNSVNIMYLALLRNINKVNSYSWGSTVLAHLYSAMCRTAKKNTCTFFSCAYLLQAWVWSRMPSLAPINERPFVFPFATKWSVRRMNYNRCPKHAIVVYRNLLDHIRHDDFVWRPYLGLNHDVNHDDAAV, from the exons atgttgttgggtcttcgtatagatggaaaggtagtgaatgagaaagttaaccaagacaacaatatatgcaatgaattactgggtgcccctttgttagacgacgaaactgagggagacacatccgatcaagcaagggggcaaggtataaatttaaaataccttaaacaatattatgccagtatagtactgtctgaagattcaaccgagtatgagaaaataataaaagctcggtgttatattatgattttatttggtaactttttgtttccagaaagtacaggtaattcagTGAATATAATGTATTTAGCTTTATTACGCAACATCAATAAGGTAAACAGttatagttggggttcaactgtgttggcccatctatatagtgcaatgtgtagaactgcaaaaaagaatacctgtacttttttttcatgtgcttatttgcttcaagcttgggtGTGGTCTAGGATGccgtcgctcgccccgataaatgagcgtCCATTCGTGTTCCcctttgcaaccaa gtggtcagtaaggaGAATGAACTATAATAGGTGtccgaaacacgctattgtagtctatcgaaatctattggaccacattcgacatgatgat TTTgtttggaggccatatctgggcctgaatcatgatgtgaaccatgacgatgctgcagtttag